From Lysobacter auxotrophicus, the proteins below share one genomic window:
- a CDS encoding AAA family ATPase, translated as MNADAAPAPIVPITGDALAARAAAVRDEVGKAFIGQEAVLDQILIALLAGGHVLIEGVPGLGKTLLVRALSRAIDCSFARVQFTPDLMPSDISGHAVWNPKTETFNIRRGPVFTNLLLADEINRAPAKTQSALLEAMQELQVTIEGHSFQLTPPFLTLATQNPVEQEGTYPLPEAQLDRFLLKVLIGYPTRADEKRMVAAVSQGRAASDFDLSQVARVLGPQDIVAMQAGTALVAVDDAVIDYAVRIVAATRDWAGIALGAGPRGSLALVRAARAQAVLSGRDFVTPDDVREIAKPALRHRIALAPELQIEGQSPDDVLHALLAKVEAPRK; from the coding sequence ATGAACGCCGACGCCGCTCCCGCCCCCATCGTTCCGATCACCGGCGACGCCCTGGCCGCACGCGCCGCCGCCGTGCGCGACGAGGTCGGCAAGGCCTTCATCGGGCAGGAGGCCGTGCTCGACCAGATCCTCATCGCGCTGCTCGCCGGCGGCCACGTGCTGATCGAAGGCGTGCCGGGCCTGGGCAAGACGCTGCTGGTGCGCGCGCTGTCACGCGCGATCGATTGCAGCTTCGCGCGCGTGCAGTTCACGCCCGACCTGATGCCCAGCGACATCAGCGGCCACGCCGTGTGGAACCCGAAGACCGAGACGTTCAACATCCGCCGCGGCCCGGTGTTCACCAACCTGCTGCTGGCCGATGAAATCAACCGCGCGCCGGCGAAGACGCAGTCGGCGCTGCTGGAAGCGATGCAGGAACTGCAGGTCACCATCGAAGGCCACAGCTTCCAGCTGACGCCGCCGTTCCTCACGCTGGCAACGCAGAATCCGGTCGAGCAGGAAGGCACGTACCCGCTGCCTGAGGCGCAGCTCGACCGTTTCCTGCTGAAGGTGCTGATCGGCTATCCGACGCGCGCGGACGAGAAGCGCATGGTCGCGGCGGTGAGCCAGGGCCGCGCGGCGTCGGACTTCGACCTGTCGCAGGTGGCGCGCGTGCTCGGTCCGCAGGACATCGTGGCGATGCAGGCCGGCACCGCGCTGGTCGCGGTGGACGATGCGGTGATCGACTACGCGGTGCGGATCGTCGCCGCGACGCGCGACTGGGCGGGCATCGCGCTGGGCGCCGGCCCGCGCGGCAGCCTCGCGCTGGTGCGTGCGGCGCGCGCGCAGGCCGTGCTGTCGGGCCGCGATTTCGTCACGCCTGACGACGTGCGCGAGATCGCCAAGCCCGCGCTGCGCCACCGCATCGCGCTCGCGCCGGAACTGCAGATCGAAGGCCAGTCGCCGGACGACGTGCTGCACGCGTTGCTGGCCAAGGTTGAGGCGCCGCGGAAGTAA
- a CDS encoding DUF58 domain-containing protein, producing MHAVTTRAIPRPAPFMLALLVLWSALGIAVAFGVATAMQWQLAGIAFAALLLLDVALLWRTPTPQVERRLADTWPIGIERPVTLSLETSRRAQTLDVFDLHPGGWSMDGLPRRLRLKRGEIASLDYRLRAKARGDFRFDGVQLRLHSPLRLWWQSRVAGEAQDVRVFPNFAPLAKFAMFSADQASRLVGAHLRRRRGEGTDFHQMREYRIGDSLRQIDWKATARARRLISREYQDEKNQQLVLLLDTGRRLLARDGELAHFDHVLDAALVVAYLALRQGDAVGLLASGGAGAWVPPRRGVGAIDELLRATYALQPQPVATDFLAAATDLSVRQRRRSLVMLVTNLRDEDMDDLLAAVALLRKRHLVCVASLREGSLDEALSEPVNDLPGAIRAGATAQYLDQRNAAHEALRNHGVMVLDVACDQLAASLVERYLAVKRDGLL from the coding sequence ATGCACGCCGTCACCACGCGCGCCATCCCGCGACCCGCGCCGTTCATGCTGGCGTTGCTCGTGCTGTGGTCGGCGCTGGGCATCGCGGTCGCGTTCGGCGTGGCCACGGCGATGCAATGGCAGCTTGCGGGCATCGCGTTCGCCGCGTTGCTGCTGCTGGACGTCGCGCTGCTGTGGCGTACGCCGACCCCGCAGGTCGAGCGTCGCCTTGCCGACACGTGGCCGATCGGCATCGAGCGCCCGGTGACGCTCTCGCTGGAAACGTCGCGGCGCGCGCAGACGCTCGATGTGTTCGACCTGCATCCGGGCGGATGGTCGATGGACGGCCTTCCACGGCGGCTGCGCCTGAAGCGTGGCGAGATCGCGTCGCTGGATTACCGCCTGCGCGCGAAGGCACGCGGCGACTTCCGCTTCGACGGCGTGCAGCTGCGGCTGCATTCGCCGCTGCGGTTGTGGTGGCAGTCGCGCGTGGCGGGCGAGGCGCAGGACGTGCGCGTGTTCCCCAACTTCGCACCGCTCGCGAAGTTCGCGATGTTCAGCGCGGACCAGGCGTCGCGGCTGGTGGGTGCGCACCTTCGGCGCCGCCGCGGCGAGGGCACCGATTTCCATCAGATGCGCGAATACCGCATCGGCGACAGCCTGCGCCAGATCGACTGGAAGGCGACCGCGCGTGCGCGCCGGTTGATCTCGCGCGAATACCAGGACGAGAAGAACCAGCAGCTGGTGCTGCTGCTCGACACCGGCCGCCGCCTGCTGGCGCGCGACGGCGAGCTGGCGCATTTCGACCACGTGCTCGACGCGGCGCTGGTGGTGGCCTACCTCGCGCTGCGCCAGGGCGATGCCGTGGGTCTGCTGGCGAGCGGCGGGGCCGGCGCGTGGGTGCCACCGCGTCGCGGCGTGGGCGCGATCGACGAACTGCTGCGCGCGACGTACGCATTGCAGCCGCAGCCGGTCGCGACGGATTTCCTCGCGGCGGCGACGGATCTGTCGGTGCGGCAGCGGCGCCGTTCGCTGGTGATGCTGGTGACCAACCTGCGCGACGAGGACATGGACGACCTGCTCGCCGCCGTGGCGCTGCTGCGCAAGCGGCATCTGGTCTGCGTGGCGAGCCTGCGCGAGGGATCGCTCGACGAAGCGCTGTCCGAACCGGTGAACGACCTGCCCGGCGCGATCCGCGCAGGCGCGACGGCGCAGTACCTCGACCAGCGCAACGCCGCGCACGAAGCGCTGCGCAACCACGGCGTCATGGTGCTCGACGTGGCGTGCGACCAGCTGGCCGCATCGCTGGTGGAGCGGTACCTGGCGGTGAAGCGGGATGGGTTGTTGTAG
- a CDS encoding YkgJ family cysteine cluster protein, with protein MDCRAGCGACCIAPSITSPIPGMPHGKPAGIPCVQLDDAYRCRLFGSPERPAFCGSLRPEADMCGASREAAMGMLGELERLTAPVG; from the coding sequence ATGGACTGCCGCGCCGGATGCGGCGCGTGCTGCATCGCGCCGTCGATCACCTCCCCGATTCCCGGCATGCCGCACGGCAAGCCGGCGGGCATTCCGTGCGTGCAGCTGGACGACGCGTACCGGTGCCGCTTGTTCGGCTCGCCGGAACGGCCGGCGTTTTGTGGATCGCTGCGGCCCGAGGCCGACATGTGCGGGGCGTCGCGCGAGGCGGCGATGGGAATGCTGGGGGAGTTGGAGCGGCTGACGGCGCCGGTGGGGTGA
- the aroE gene encoding shikimate dehydrogenase yields MVKRFAVIGHPVAHSLSPRIHAAFGRQVGIALEYAAMDAPPELFDAIVAEFAAEGGLGANVTLPHKNRAVSVCTTLSERARRAGAVNTLVRTATGWEGDNTDGVGLVRDLTERQGLDLRSRRTLLIGAGGAARGVAPALLDAGIGDLYIVNRTPERADALADALASPGRVHPRYLRDIDTLGTFDLIVNATSAARTDGLPSLPMALANPRTAAVDLSYGEVAIPFLAWARAAGAHDGIDGLGMLVEQAAESFLRWHGVRPETDEVYETLREHRAELVTAD; encoded by the coding sequence GTGGTCAAGCGGTTCGCCGTGATCGGTCATCCGGTCGCGCATTCGTTGTCGCCGCGCATCCACGCCGCGTTCGGCCGGCAGGTCGGCATCGCGCTGGAATACGCCGCGATGGACGCGCCGCCGGAGCTGTTCGACGCGATCGTCGCGGAGTTCGCGGCCGAAGGCGGCCTGGGCGCCAACGTCACGCTGCCGCACAAGAACCGCGCGGTCAGCGTCTGCACCACGCTCAGCGAGCGCGCGCGCCGCGCCGGCGCGGTGAACACGCTGGTACGCACGGCGACCGGCTGGGAAGGCGACAACACCGACGGCGTCGGCCTGGTGCGCGACCTCACCGAGCGCCAGGGCCTGGACCTGCGCTCGCGCCGCACGCTGCTGATCGGCGCCGGCGGTGCTGCCCGCGGCGTCGCCCCGGCGCTGCTCGACGCCGGCATCGGCGATCTCTACATCGTCAACCGCACGCCCGAGCGCGCCGACGCGCTGGCCGATGCACTGGCGAGCCCGGGCCGCGTGCACCCGCGTTATCTGCGCGACATCGACACGCTCGGCACGTTCGACCTGATCGTGAATGCGACGTCCGCCGCGCGTACGGACGGGCTGCCGTCGCTGCCGATGGCGCTGGCGAACCCGCGCACCGCGGCGGTGGACCTGAGTTACGGCGAGGTGGCGATTCCCTTCCTCGCGTGGGCGCGTGCCGCCGGCGCGCACGACGGCATCGACGGCCTGGGCATGCTGGTGGAACAGGCGGCTGAAAGCTTCCTGCGCTGGCATGGCGTGCGCCCGGAAACCGACGAGGTGTACGAGACGCTGCGCGAACATCGCGCGGAACTCGTCACCGCCGACTGA
- a CDS encoding TolB family protein, whose protein sequence is MRRSPALASRYRRCSVVAALVVGAVALSGPASAFLSEFGIEGMGVVSTKASEIRGSVSPDGQHIVWGSTDREGGAGGWDLWQARLKDGRWQDARPLSVNSPSNDFDPLFSADGRWLYFFSNRPGGVGGDDLYRAAVKPDGSVGTAENLGRGVNTRGDEWAPTPSRDGKRLLFASDGHGGAGRHDLFVARWDGAAFVDATPVPGLNTRADEFDAAWLGDGRTLVYARSQDPATKPVRLHVAHCDGARYVDAGPLALSFNTDEATTLGPAIDWNKPGELLVSGAAKSPRAGKLDIYRMKAPAVAGKEGCGV, encoded by the coding sequence ATGCGACGCAGCCCGGCCTTGGCCAGCAGGTACCGCAGGTGCAGTGTAGTGGCCGCGCTCGTCGTGGGCGCCGTCGCGTTGTCCGGCCCGGCGTCGGCGTTCCTGTCCGAATTCGGCATCGAAGGCATGGGCGTGGTATCGACCAAAGCCAGCGAAATCCGCGGCAGCGTCAGCCCGGACGGCCAGCATATCGTGTGGGGAAGCACCGATCGTGAAGGAGGCGCCGGCGGCTGGGACCTGTGGCAGGCGCGCCTGAAGGACGGCCGCTGGCAGGACGCCCGCCCGCTGTCGGTCAACTCGCCGTCGAATGACTTCGATCCGCTGTTCAGTGCCGACGGCCGCTGGCTGTACTTCTTCTCCAACCGTCCCGGCGGCGTGGGCGGCGACGATCTCTATCGCGCGGCCGTGAAGCCCGATGGCAGCGTCGGCACCGCCGAAAACCTCGGCCGCGGCGTCAACACGCGCGGCGACGAGTGGGCGCCGACGCCCAGCCGTGACGGGAAGCGGCTGCTGTTCGCGAGCGACGGCCATGGCGGCGCCGGGCGTCACGACCTCTTTGTCGCGCGGTGGGACGGCGCGGCGTTCGTCGACGCCACGCCGGTGCCGGGCCTCAACACCAGGGCGGACGAGTTCGACGCCGCCTGGCTCGGCGACGGCCGCACGCTGGTGTACGCGCGCTCGCAGGATCCGGCGACCAAGCCGGTGCGGCTGCACGTCGCCCACTGCGACGGCGCGCGTTACGTCGACGCGGGGCCGCTGGCTTTGTCGTTCAACACCGACGAGGCGACAACGCTGGGGCCGGCGATCGACTGGAACAAACCGGGCGAGCTGCTCGTCAGCGGCGCGGCGAAGTCGCCGCGTGCCGGGAAGCTCGACATCTACCGGATGAAGGCGCCAGCGGTGGCGGGGAAGGAAGGGTGCGGGGTTTGA
- a CDS encoding SDR family oxidoreductase → MERNRIAIVTGGSRGIGAATAKLAAQAGYRVCVAYRHREKDATDVVDAIERDGGEAMAVGVDVGREADVMRLFDEVDRRFGEVTALVNNAGILERQMRVEEMDAERLTRVFNANVVGSFLCAREAVRRMSTRHGGHGGAIVNVSSVAARLGSPNEYIDYAASKAAIDTLTVGLAKEVAAEGIRVNCVRPGSIYTEIHASGGEPGRVDRVKARIPMQRGGEAEEIARAIVWLLSDEASYMTGSLVDVAGGL, encoded by the coding sequence ATGGAACGCAACAGGATAGCCATCGTCACCGGCGGCAGCCGCGGCATCGGCGCGGCCACCGCGAAGCTCGCCGCGCAGGCCGGTTATCGCGTGTGCGTCGCGTATCGCCATCGCGAAAAGGACGCCACCGACGTGGTCGACGCGATCGAACGCGACGGCGGCGAGGCGATGGCGGTGGGCGTCGACGTCGGGCGCGAGGCCGACGTGATGCGATTGTTCGACGAGGTGGACCGGCGCTTCGGCGAAGTCACCGCGCTGGTGAACAACGCCGGCATCCTCGAACGCCAGATGCGCGTGGAGGAGATGGACGCCGAACGCCTCACTCGCGTGTTCAACGCCAACGTCGTCGGCAGTTTCCTGTGCGCGCGCGAAGCGGTGCGGCGCATGTCGACGCGACATGGCGGACACGGCGGCGCGATCGTCAACGTGTCGTCGGTCGCCGCGCGCCTGGGCTCGCCGAACGAGTACATCGACTACGCCGCGTCGAAGGCGGCGATCGACACGTTGACCGTCGGCCTGGCGAAGGAAGTCGCCGCCGAAGGCATCCGCGTGAACTGCGTGCGCCCGGGCTCGATCTACACCGAGATCCACGCCAGCGGCGGCGAACCCGGCCGCGTGGATCGCGTGAAGGCGCGCATCCCGATGCAGCGTGGCGGCGAAGCGGAGGAGATCGCACGTGCGATCGTCTGGCTGCTGTCGGACGAGGCCTCGTACATGACCGGCAGCCTGGTGGATGTGGCGGGTGGGCTTTAG
- a CDS encoding GNAT family N-acetyltransferase yields MADAATTLRRARIGDAAELARLSAQLGYPQSADAFERRLRRLLISADHPVIVATDDDARLLGFIAIERRLMLETGERVEIVGLVVDESARRRGIGQSLVDAALDWARGIGVGEVMVRSNVARDQSHPFYEGAGFERIKTQHVYLKRV; encoded by the coding sequence GTGGCCGACGCCGCGACCACGTTGCGCCGCGCGCGCATCGGCGATGCCGCCGAGCTTGCGCGGCTGTCGGCGCAGCTCGGCTACCCGCAGTCGGCCGATGCGTTCGAACGCCGCCTCCGTCGCCTGCTGATCTCGGCCGATCACCCGGTGATCGTCGCCACCGACGACGATGCGCGCCTGCTTGGCTTCATCGCAATCGAACGCCGGCTGATGCTGGAAACGGGCGAGCGCGTGGAGATCGTCGGGCTCGTGGTCGACGAGTCCGCTCGACGTCGCGGCATCGGCCAGTCGCTGGTGGATGCGGCGCTCGATTGGGCGCGCGGGATCGGCGTCGGCGAGGTGATGGTGCGATCGAACGTCGCGCGCGATCAATCGCATCCGTTCTACGAAGGCGCGGGTTTCGAGCGCATCAAGACGCAGCACGTGTACCTCAAACGCGTGTGA